AGGTATCGTGGAGAGCAAGGACACCTATCTGGTGGGTCAAGTAGACCCAGGTAGTGGGAGCTATTGTACTGAACATAGCCACCTGCAGCCCTGCCAGTCAGTTATCCTAGGCTATTTCTCTCACCTCCCAACTCCCACATCCAGTTAGCCACCAAGACCTTTAAGAATCTGTCTCCTGAATCTCCCAAGTCCACTCCCTTCCACCCACCCAACCTGTGCTTTGGTCCAGGCCACTATTTCTCATTTGAATTACTGCAGTAACCTCCTTGCTGTCATTTTTGCCTCCAGTCCATCCTCCACATGGCAACCAGATCTATCTAAAACTGACCATGTCAGTTTACTCCTTATATCCTCAACAGCTAGTCCCTCATTGTCACCAGTGAATACCTTAAATTGGTGTTAAAGACCAATCACAATTTCACCCCTACTGATCTCTCTagccttctctcccttctcccctctaTAGACCCTCTACTTCTATCAAACTAgacaatttgctttttttccaagCATGCCATGTACTTTTTGCCTGTCTTTGTTTATGCTGTGACCTCTGTTTAGAACACACACCAGATTCTCCCTCCCCACGTCAGTCTGTTAGTTTCCTTCCCAGCCTTCAAGACTCAGCTTTCAAGAGGCCTTCTAATTTTAGAGGACCCTTACCTGGCCCTGTCATTGCACTAATCACAGTATAGtctatttcttttgttcttaggtgaTCAAGAATTCTCTGCTACTCTATTCTAAACACTGTCAAATTCAGATGAGTCCTCCATTAACATGCATCACAGAGCATCAGGAGAAATTCATTGGGTGAATGAGATGGAGGCTGGGGCAAGATGTATGAGGACTTGAATGCCAGGCTAAGGTATGGGCCTGGCAAAGCCCTGAGTTGGCCCTCCTGCATGGCCTAATTTTCTCTCTGTTCCAGGTGGCCTGGTACAATGCACTCCTGCCTCCAGCCTTTCACCTGCCCCTACCAGGACCTACCCTGGCCTTCCTGGTTCTCAGCACACCTGCCATGTTTGACCGGGCCCTCAAACCCTTCCTGCAGCAATGCCACCTCCGACCACTGACTGACCCTGTGGACCAGTGCGTGGCCTACCACCTGGGCCGTGTTAGAGAGGTGAGCAAGGCTCATATCCTCCCCCAGATTCCAAACCTGCAGCTGCTtccaccagctcctccaagcCCACGACAGAATCTAGACCTATCTAGGGCTAGGAGCCATTTCCTAGGTGGGATATCCTAAAGCCAGCCTTGACACTGTGATCTCTCCATTTCTGCCTTTTCATCCCAGTTCAGCCACCTTCCTCTAGCAGCACCCCCAGGTCTGGAATCAGATATCTCACTTACCCTGAACTGGCAGGCAGCTACGTGAACCTCAGACCAGACTTGCCTTGACCTCCAAGTGAAAGAGGAATAGGCCCAACGTCCCCTGGGCATCTCTCACCTGTCTGCCCTAGATCTTAAAGCTTTTTTGAGGTCTTTGAGGCCTTTTGAGGACAGGACAATATTCCCCCACCACAGACTCACATGTACACAATACACTGGGTCTCCCCAAAGGTGAGCCATGTCTTCCTCCACATTGAGACTctagagggcagagccaagacaCCTCTCTTAATCGTTTCTGAGAAAAACCTTATGTATTTCCCTTTAAACATGAGCCGTCCTGAACAGTATAATTTTATTCACACTGGAGTCCCCCACCCCAAGTTTAAGGTCTTATTTTCCCTACAAACGTGCCTTCTGAGGACAGGACCATGTTTATACACTTAGGGCTCTGTAGGAAAAGGTCATGCATGATTCCTCATGCTGAAAGAAGCCTCCATCTTGTCCTCTATCCCAGAGCCTCACAGGGGTGCAAGTGGAAATCATCACAGACTACGAGGTACACCCCAATCGGCGCCCCAAGATTCTGGCCCAGACAGCAGCCCATGTGGCAGGGGCTGCTTACTACTACCAACGACGGGATGTGGAATCTGACCCCTGGGGAGCCCAGGTCAGAGAGCAAGTGTGAATGAGTAAAAACAAGAGGCCGTTAAAGTCCCTCAAGATAACAGGTCCTACATTCTCTCTCCCTTGAGAAATGGAGTTGGTAGACACAGTTCAGAACAAAGGTGTGCCTTGCCTAGAGGTCCAACCCCACATGCTTTCTGGAGTCTACCTGGGGACACATCAGGTCAGAGAACCTGGTCTGTTCTTAATACCGTTACAAGATAGAGTGGGCAGTGCAGTGATTAGACCAGTAGTGAGACTGGGAAGTTGACTGAGGCTCGGCGTAAGGAACCCTTCCCCAAAGCCAGAGTGAGCTCTATGAAAAAGGTAGTCCAAGAGGGAACAGGGAAGCCCAGCCACAAGAGTGACAGTTCACATTGAATTGTGTCCCTTGAGTGAGACGTAATGAGCAAGCCTAGCTTGCAGTGATGGTAGTTGACTTGGTGTGAAACCATGACCTTGCCTTTTATCACTGTCTGTAGCACATTTCGGGTGTGTGCATACACCCCCGCTTTGGGGGCTGGTTTGCCATCCGGGGAGTGGTCCTGCTGCCAGGAACAGAGGTGCCCAGTCTGCTACCCACAAAGCCCCTGGACTGCATACCTGCTAGAGCTGACCGCATCACTCTGCTTGAAGGCTTTAATTTCCATTGGCGTGACTGGACTTACCGGGATGCTGTTCCACCCCAGGAGCGCTACTCAGAAGAGCAGAAGGTGTACTTTTCCACTCCACCTGCCCAGCGCTTAGCCTTACTGGGCTTGGCCCAGCCCTCAGAGGAGCCTATCTCTGCATCCCCTCAACTTCCTTTCACCACACTCACACCCAAGCCTAAGAATCCCAGCAGAGGCCGGGGTTGGCTCAGCCCCAGGGTCTCACCACCTGCCTCCCCTGGCCCTTGAAtaccctccctcctcccctcccctttgagATCCCTATTTATGACAGTAGTACTTGCTAGGACTTTGGCAAGGTTTTATTTTGGGTATAAGATGATTATTTTTGACTTACAAAAATTATAGTAGaaatcttcagtgaagattaCAAAGCTCAGAGACATCTGGTCAAGACAAccagaaatcaaagatgaaggcaGATTCATAATTCCTACCTGCCTTGGAGTATGGCTACTATCTGTTAACCATTTTTCTGCAATACTACAAGATGATACTTATAGGGCCTCAGGAGCAGTCATCCCCTAAATAACGGTACATGCCTTTCAGCGTTGTGAGGattgaataaatacatatgaaGCAGGCATATAGTAGTAAGTGGTATGTTGGCTGTTACTGAAGGCCTGGAAATTCCATACTGCTATTCATGTCTTGCTTCTGTGAATACTTCTGTGGTGGGTAGCTAAGGACAAGTTGTCTGGAAGGACACAGTATACACAGAACGATTCTCCAAGTCCTGAGTGAGCCTTAGCCTCAAGGCCCAGCAAGAATCCACCTTCTCCCCTTCCTGACAACCTCCCACAGTTAAACTGTATGAATGAGGGCCAAAAAAGGACTACCCTCAGATGAAGGATAGAACCCAGGGAAGCCAGTAAGTACACAGCACTGTGCTTTTGCTAACTGAAATCCCTATCCCATGAACACCAGCCCTGTCAAGTACCCCCTATCCACCCCACTTtcagttccaaaagtatagaagCCTCTAATTTTGGTATTTTATAGAGCTAGTACCAGCCATTTATCACAGGAGACCAAGCTTCAGATTCTCGTGCAGCCCTCCCAGTAGTGGTAATGTCCAAGTAATCTTATTGGAGCCTTAACCTGCAAACCAAACCAGCCCACAGCATAAATTGCACTGCCTTGGACAATAAAGGATGTCTTGCTCTTCTCCCCGAGATTACACAGCAAAACAAAACGTTAACGTCTTGATTCAGTTCCATTCCATGTCTACCTGCATTTCCCCTCAACATAAATTCCCAACCTAGGCAGCTCTCACTCGTCTTCCCTGAAGAGGGAAAGCAGGAGtaaatttctcttaaaaatcaAAGGCTAATGCCCCCTAAAATGAAGAAACAACAAAGTTTCAGTTCAAGTTTAATAGAAACTACAAAAGATCAAAAGTGATGCTGTCCCACTATTATACACATCAGTCGGCCTGCCCCATACACAGCTCAGGCCATTCCCAACAGAGGAAGAAAGGCTGGCCTCACCCACCCATGCAAGAAAAGGCCTGTCTTGTTCCATACCACAACTGGACTAAGTCTAAAATCTTGTTTTAAGCATGACAATAGCACAAAAGAGGTTTTGTTCTCACTGCTGCCCATGGCAGCCTGGTCTTAAAACAACCCAGCGCTCACTTCTGCTTAGAGAAATATTCTTTGCTCTTCTGGACATCAGGCTTGATGGTATCACTGCCAGGCTTCCAGCCAGCTgggcacactgcaagaaaaaggTACCACTAATTAATAACCTGCTCAGTGGTAAGCTCCCCACTCCTCCCATGAAGAAATGGATGACTAAAAACTAAATCTGAGCCCTAAAGAGCCTGAATATTTATTTAGTCACCTGGAAGCCTATGCTACAGTCAGACCTTATTCAGCCTTTCAGTGCAAGGCTAACTACAAACATGTTAATTTAATTCTCACCACAGCCCTAATACTATTACAGCCGATTTATTCATCCAATGTCTAAAATTTAAGGAAATGACAACTTCAATTGTATGCTTTGTTCTAAAGATAATCTGCCTAAAGCATATATGGCAAAATATTAGTATTTGTTAAAAGTAGATAGTAAATGGGTATTTATATGTTGTTAAATTTATGTATGATTCaaatacatctttaaaaaataagcttAAGAGTTCCTCAACAAATAGTGCCAAGAAAGCTGGATTTCTACATGCACAAAAAATGATGTTTAACCCTacttcataccatatacaaaaaatttttaaatggaccAACCACCTAAATAAAAGAGCTAAAGCCATAAACTCTGAAGACAGGAAGGTAaaacttcatgaccttggatttgaaaatatatttagatACAATACCTAAAAGCACAAGTAACAAttaataaaacacagaaattggacttaacaatttttatatatcaagacactgaagaaaatgaagacaacacacaaaatgggaagaaatatttataaattatgtatctgttgaagaattaatatccaaactgtacacagaactcccacaaCTCAGAGACAATCCACTCAAAAATGGGTAAAAGAACTTGGACATTTCTCCCAAGACAGACAaatgacaaataagcacatgacaTTTGCTCAGTATCActagtcagggaaatgcaaataaaaaaaaaacatgatactATAGTAAAAGAGTTGGCAACCATGCAGAAATCCCTTGCTATTgctattgctggtgggaatgtaaaatggtaccacTGCTGCTGCAGGAAATGCTTTGGCAGTTCCTGAAGGAGCTAAATATTGAATTACCACATGTCCCAGCGATTCCACtatgtatatacccaaaagagttTGAAACAAGGACTCAGACACCTGTTCACCAATATTCTAGCAGtactatccacaacagccaaaaggtggcaACCACCCTGTCGTCCATTAAAAGATGTATATActaaatgtggtacatatataaacTGGAGTCTTAAAGAATCaagttctgacacatgctaccacATGGATTAACCTTAAGAGCCTTGAGAACAGCCTACATAAAGAAATCAGACAGACACAAATGGACAAAACACAgtctgatttcacttacatgaagtATCTAAAATAGACAAATTCAGGCACAAAGCAGAAGTTATCAAGGGCTGGAGAGAAAGGGGAATGGGGAATTACTGCTCCAGGGTTACAGCCTATATATATGGATAATGGTAAAGTTCAAGAAACAGCAATAGCTGCAAAACACTAAATTTAATTAATGCCACTAAagtatacacttaaaatggtacattttatcATATAGATGGTGGTTTTAACCaataaaaactgatttaaaaaccCTAAATGACCCCAACCATTCTTGACCCCAAACCAAGAACAAAATAAGCTGAAGAAATGACAAAGTTAGGACTCTGTAAACCCATAACCCTAAGGTGCTATTACTTCCCTCTGGCCCTTCAGAGACCCAAAGGCAGCCGGCGGCCTGCCTCTTTGGTGTTTTTATACTGCCAAACTACATCACCTGAAGTACAAAGGCGCACGACCTCCACAGAAGGATGTTTGTTTCACTAAGTGAATAACTGCCTTCTTTCTACCCTTCCTGTAAGCAAAAGGTCTGAGTTTGAATTTTTCAAACTCTGATGCAGGAATTAAAGCCTTTAACCTTTTTCTACAGTCCTACAGGAGCTAGCAATGCTCCTTGGGCTAACCTGGGGAAAGTGAGGTTGAGGAGACTGAGCTCTGAGTTTTCACTTGTATTTGTCTCTAAGAGACACATGTAGTCATCAAAGTCCAGTAACACAGCAGCAAAGGTCTGACTTGCTTAAGTGAGAAAGTAGAAGCCCATATTGGTCCAAGGATGTCATAGCTTCAGATGTCAGACTCTGCAACCAGCTGTCGGAAACAAGGTATACATGGAACAAGCACTAAATGGCAGACCCAGCTGCCATTACTTTCCTGAAATCTCTATTTGATTGTTGCATAGTTATTGGCTTGAGTTGGCACCAAAAGGTAAAAACACAGGTCCTAATCGGCAGACGGCcgcacaaaaacaaaaaccaggccAAAGCCATACATAAATTTAGCAATAGGTGTTAACACAGAACCGAAAAGATTCTTCTGTATAGAAAGGAAACAAAGCTTTAGAACAACAGGCCAATTATAAATCATGACACAATCACAGGTGAAATaaaaaaccagagaaaaggactTTGCCAACTTTTTAAGTCCCTGGCTTGAATACTTCATGACACTTAGGACTCTACCAATAATTAGTAAAAGGACAAATATTCATGCTAACAGTGCTGGTTTTTCATAATCAAAATGGAGTCCAAAGAGAACTGGTTAAGCCCACAGAAACCAGCTTCAAGTGCAGCTGAAGTACTATGACTCATGGTAACTTTAGCACGAAAGAACTTCCCCAACACAGAAGGACCtaaataatgactttttcagCATTTTAATCACCTAAAAGAGAGCTTTGAATTTAGTCCAGTTCCCATCTACTATGACTAAGTGCTGTGTTTAAGTACTGGTTTACTGTTCCTCAAAAACAAGATACACAGTATCAAATCATCCTTTATACAACTGAAACTATGTGTCAACTGTatctgaaaaaaaatagaaatgtaggGTTATTTGTCAAACAACACATGTAAAGCACCTCCTATGTAGTCCCTGGTATTCACAGGTTCTCACATGGTTAACCATCATATTCTTTCCAAGCCATAAAAGGCTGCACACAGAAAGCTGCGCCTGTTCTAGTACGACTGGAAGCAGCAGAGACCAGAGTCTGAAAAGGCACCGCTTCCCTCCACACAGTCATGAAAGCTTGTGTTGAATCTAGCCTATAAGCAAGGTCCTAGGAAAATCCAGCAAAGGGTCAACTTAGCCTTTGGTTTCCTTCATCTTTGTACTGAACCTCGTCCCCCACCAGAGGGCAGTCTCAGCAGCTGTCTGAGGCTTCTATCCACCCTGAAGCCCACACGTGTTTCTACAGATGCTGCCTACTGCTATCAATAATCACTGATACCTATTCTCCTTCCGTTCTGGCCAAGCTTGCATTTTTAGATTCCCCAGACACCACTAATCCAGACTCGTAACTTCTATCTTCAAAACACAAAACCAGAGCTGAAATGGGCCTTAAGACAGCTAGCTAGTCTGAATTACCtgtcttttagagaaagaaaacgAGATACAGCAAGACAAGAAATGTCTTAAGTCCACCTATGCACTTGATCAGCAGCTCTCAATCACAACTATCTTGTTCTCAATTATGTTGTTTGGCGGGGAAGAGGTTCAAGATCCCCTTCCCCCACATTCCCAGAACTTGCAGCCTCAGGAACTGAGTTCTTTAAACTAACCCTTCGTTGGGGTAAGGCTGTCCCATTTCAGCAACTATACTTGGTGGGGGTAAGGATTGGGCGGAGGTACACAcatcataaaagtaaaaaaaactaCATACAGCCTTACAAACTCAAAAGCTGGGATCAAGTATTTCAGTACTTTATCACAACACTACAGTGAGAATACATGAGAAATACTACTAGTGTTAGAGCAGTAGGAAAAGGATCTATACCCTAACAACTGCTAGATAAAAAcagaaggtgaaaaaaaaaaacataagatgAATTTGTTCAGTCGTGTTTATCTTTGATGCTGAAACTTCTAATGAAGAATCTTAATATTTTGTCTGAAAGCCTCTGGCCCTAAGCCACCCTCCTTGAATAAAATTTGATATTAAACATTTACATAATTTGGTTATGTGGTGACTGTAATTCTTTCAAATACAACCACATTGTacaaaagaatacattttttagAAATAGAAACATTATTAGTTGTACTTGTCCATTGTCTTAAGTTCTTAGTCctatttttatttcccaaatttCAAAACTGGTCTtgtaaaaatcttttttaaaaaccccAATTAAACAAATATGGACTATAATTATTAAGCTCTTCTCCCAATAACACTTACCACCCCAACCACAATCCAGAGAGTTCAGTTTCTTAAAGAGGCATAATCATCCTTTCCTTATTTGGTAGACTTTGTTCCTACATCTTCTCCACCCTAACATACTCTGTTGTCCTTTCACCAAGTGGATTGGCTTACCTTCCCCATGTTTGTCAGTGAACTGGAAGGCCTGAACCAGTCTCAGAGTCTCATCTACAGAGCGGCCAACAGGGAGGTCATTCACAGTGATCTGACGAAGGATACCTTTATCATCAATGATAAAGAGGCCtctgggagaggaagagattgaaGGTTTGAGGGTAAGACAATGTTTATGAATTGCTTTGTCAGAATACAGAAGCAATGGAAATGGGGTGGTCTCCCAAACTTGCATTGACCTTGTCTTTGGTGAGGTGGCCCCTACACAGAGAATGAAATGTGACCACCACACTATATACGTTAAATTTACAAAGTAATATacgtcaattatttctcaatagagCTGGGAGTTAAAATGAGAAAGAGGGTCTCCGCCAAATAAAAAGCCCTCAGCCAATcatacaattctgatgtcagccCCCACAAAGCAGGTACATACCTGAATGAGATGCCTTCGTCAACCTTTAAGACCCCATAGTCCTGAGCAATGGTGTGCTTGGGGTCTGACACCAAGGGAATGTTCATGGATCCCAGTCCTCCTTGTTTCTTAGGTGTGTTGATCCTACAGGAAAAggcacacaaaaatcacaatcattcAAACTCTTGTGCTGCAAAAGAATTAACTGTTATTACTTCCCCTTCCCAACATTCCTAATCTAACTTCCCCAAAAAGCTTTAAAACTTTTTCCAGCAATAAGATGAATTGTTGAGGACAGTTAAAGTCACCAGGGCATATTCAGCTATAACCCAAGCTGGTTCCCCTCTGCTGCCAGGTAAAGAGAAGAGGAagtcagggcctttgcactcctTCCTTAGAAGTCAAGAAGCCTATGCTTGATAAAGTCTTTGCCCAACCTCCCAGTCCCAGTCACTTCTTAGTTAAAAAGTCTTTATGCCAAATGGACCAAAAGATTTACCATGCCAGGTGACAGAAGTGAGAATCCACAGAAGCACCAATCACTTGGCAGTTGAGTTTCTTAAATTCTTCTGCCCGATCACTGAATGCAATGATCTCCGTGGGGCACACAAAGGTGAAGTCAAgggggtaaaagaagaaaacaacgtATTTCCCTGGGGGCGGGGAGAACAAAAGTCACACGCCAGTCTTTGAAAGACTTCCTTTCTTTAGAGAATGAAAACCCAGACATTTTCCAATGGAAAAAGTTTTGAAGTTAATGGCATACACAATTGCTAATGCCAAGATGCTCAACACAAATGTCTCCTAGCAGCTACTTTCAGAACCTCTTGCAGCAGGAGGTCCTTGAAGTAGAAGGAACTGAAAGAGTCCTATGTTTTTGTTTCCCAGACTTCACATTAGCTGCCAACTGCAGAATAAACACTGTTCAGTCTAATTTTGATCTCTAGGTAGTCAAAATTCGCACAAACACCaagttctccaatgaagaaatgcAAAAGCAAGGATACAATTATTTACTGAATAGCCTAATGCTATAGACTTATAATCCATGCCCAGGAAAAGCTGAACTGCTGGATTCTCTGCTCTAAGGCAGTAAGAGACCAATGAGAAGTCAGAGCCTTTGCACTTAAGATTTAAGTGATCATGTGAACCACCACAAACATGTTCCTAACAACCTGGGAAGGCATAGAGAAAAAACTTACAAGGCAAAAGTTCCAAAAGTCCCAGCAGGTAACAGCACTTCTAGTCAGAATTTTACGCTATCACTTAGATTACTAACTGAAGTACATCTTCAACTGGCCAggcaaaacaattccattttacTGAATCCAACATACTCTTACCTTTGTAATCAGATAGGCTGATGTCTTTGAACTGACCATCTGGCATAACAGCTGTGGCTTTGAAGTTAGGGGCAGGGTGCCCAATTTTGGCATTTCCTGAAGACATTGTGCtggaaaagaggaaatgaattAGAAACAATCCTTATTTCTCTAGATAACCAGCACCATTCATCTATTTAGACTTAGCTGTAGAAGGAAGAAATTGTCCAGTGGTCCTGAACATACATGTTCACTTTTATCAGTACTAAGAAGCCTAAGTTGATCTTTTCAACTGAACAAAACCAGGTATTACACATTTCTGAATCTCAGCTTCTCATCTAAAGATGGCAATTTCTTTATAAACTTAAGTAATCTATATTGTTTGCTGAGCCATCATTTTGTACAGTGGCTTTTTGTTACTTTCATCATACAGAAGCAGTGGATTGGGTGGAGACTCTCAAACCTGAACCCCAATACACAAGGCCACAAACCCTGAGTGCCCACTCCCAGAAATCATCATGGTTCCCTTTCCCTGGACTGTGCCATCCACCTGCCTTTATAACATGAGAAGCAGACTCGACCTTTCTTGCAGGTAAATCTGCCCTAGAGATCACACACCCTAAAGCCAATACAAAGCAGTAAGACCAGGATTGCGGCATCTGCTCAATCTCAAAACTTCAGATGTTGTGTTCAAGCCCTAGAAGTCCTTTCAATAATGGGTTTTGACCTGGGAGCCAAGGTCCTGGGACAACAGTAAGCAGGACAAGAATCAATTTACTGCTAAAAGGCAATCTTGCATTGGATTCACCCATGTCTACACCAAGATAAGCAGTAAAGATTTAAGCCAGTTAAGCCATAGGTTTGAATGTTCCAAGTTAATTCTCCAAGTCCCAAACGTTCTGATTTGTAATACCACAATCAAAAGAAACGTTGGGAGCTTCAATTACCATAAATGTTTTACTGCTTAACACCTTTAATGACAACAAAGAACAACCAGTAGGGCAGGCTGCAACTTGGTGACCAAACAAAAAGTGTAACCCTAACTAAGGGGCCTTCTCCTTCAATTCTGCTTTTCCAGGGGGCCCCCACCTTCCACTAAAGCTGGACCAACTGGGGGTAAGGATGCTACATTTCCAGCCTGTTTGGTCCGCCCCCACCGCGGCAAGCGATCTGCCCAAGAAGCTCCCAGGCTGAACACATGACCCCAAGCTCCATTTCAGGGTACCCTCCCGCCACGCCCATTGTCACGAACACCCTAACAGTTCAGAAAATACCAGCAGAAAAGCGTACGTAGTCTTCACAGAGGCATTTGTAAtcaccacaaaccccattctaCATATGGGTAAATAAAGACAGGAAAAGGAATCttaagtgtccaaagttccacaGCCAGTCACGGTTCAGGACTGGAGCAGCCTTTACTCCTATCACATGGGTGGTCTCAGATCAATTTCCAGGTCCATTCTAGATGCTTCCCGCACCCACTCCATCTGTAGATTAGTCAAGGAAACCCCTACCACCACCAACAAGCCCTGCCGCGCCAATCAGCGCCCTCAGCTCGGGTTGACGGGAGAGAAGGTTCCAGCCGACGTAAGCCATGTGAGGGTGGGCGGGACCGCCTGACCACTCGGGCGCGGCCTTGCCCGGCCTACTCCCCCGCCACTGTTGAGCTGGACAGGGGACCCCTTCGCTGCATAAGATGTCAAAGGGGACGAGCGGGGCGCTTCGCTCCCCCGAGGCCGCACTGCCTACAAACTCACCACGATTGAGATAAAAGCCACCAGGACTCGTCAGGAGACAGACGGCGCGAGACGCACGCGGGGTGCTGCCTTTATAGCCTGTAGGGCTCTCGCGAGAGTCGGAGCGGGCAAGAGGTGCGGGAGGAGGAAAGTAGAGGGGGATCCGGCGGGTGCCCCGCCCCTACCCAAAGTGCCCCGCCAAGATGACTAAGCGCTTTTCTTCGCTGGGGGCGGGCTCAGGTGCTGAAAGTAGCGATTCTCCTCCCCGACGCCGACAGTTGTGGTGGAGAGTG
The sequence above is a segment of the Manis pentadactyla isolate mManPen7 chromosome 4, mManPen7.hap1, whole genome shotgun sequence genome. Coding sequences within it:
- the MMACHC gene encoding cyanocobalamin reductase / alkylcobalamin dealkylase isoform X4 gives rise to the protein MFDRALKPFLQQCHLRPLTDPVDQCVAYHLGRVRESLTGVQVEIITDYEVHPNRRPKILAQTAAHVAGAAYYYQRRDVESDPWGAQHISGVCIHPRFGGWFAIRGVVLLPGTEVPSLLPTKPLDCIPARADRITLLEGFNFHWRDWTYRDAVPPQERYSEEQKVYFSTPPAQRLALLGLAQPSEEPISASPQLPFTTLTPKPKNPSRGRGWLSPRVSPPASPGP
- the MMACHC gene encoding cyanocobalamin reductase / alkylcobalamin dealkylase isoform X1, with the protein product MDPQVAGLKQKIEDTLCPFGFEVYPFQVAWYNALLPPAFHLPLPGPTLAFLVLSTPAMFDRALKPFLQQCHLRPLTDPVDQCVAYHLGRVRESLTGVQVEIITDYEVHPNRRPKILAQTAAHVAGAAYYYQRRDVESDPWGAQHISGVCIHPRFGGWFAIRGVVLLPGTEVPSLLPTKPLDCIPARADRITLLEGFNFHWRDWTYRDAVPPQERYSEEQKVYFSTPPAQRLALLGLAQPSEEPISASPQLPFTTLTPKPKNPSRGRGWLSPRVSPPASPGP
- the PRDX1 gene encoding peroxiredoxin-1, with translation MSSGNAKIGHPAPNFKATAVMPDGQFKDISLSDYKGKYVVFFFYPLDFTFVCPTEIIAFSDRAEEFKKLNCQVIGASVDSHFCHLAWINTPKKQGGLGSMNIPLVSDPKHTIAQDYGVLKVDEGISFRGLFIIDDKGILRQITVNDLPVGRSVDETLRLVQAFQFTDKHGEVCPAGWKPGSDTIKPDVQKSKEYFSKQK
- the MMACHC gene encoding cyanocobalamin reductase / alkylcobalamin dealkylase isoform X3, yielding MDPQVAGLKQKIEDTLCPFGFEVYPFQVAWYNALLPPAFHLPLPGPTLAFLVLSTPAMFDRALKPFLQQCHLRPLTDPVDQCVAYHLGRVRESLTGVQVEIITDYEHISGVCIHPRFGGWFAIRGVVLLPGTEVPSLLPTKPLDCIPARADRITLLEGFNFHWRDWTYRDAVPPQERYSEEQKVYFSTPPAQRLALLGLAQPSEEPISASPQLPFTTLTPKPKNPSRGRGWLSPRVSPPASPGP
- the MMACHC gene encoding cyanocobalamin reductase / alkylcobalamin dealkylase isoform X2; this translates as MHHRASGEIHWVAWYNALLPPAFHLPLPGPTLAFLVLSTPAMFDRALKPFLQQCHLRPLTDPVDQCVAYHLGRVRESLTGVQVEIITDYEVHPNRRPKILAQTAAHVAGAAYYYQRRDVESDPWGAQHISGVCIHPRFGGWFAIRGVVLLPGTEVPSLLPTKPLDCIPARADRITLLEGFNFHWRDWTYRDAVPPQERYSEEQKVYFSTPPAQRLALLGLAQPSEEPISASPQLPFTTLTPKPKNPSRGRGWLSPRVSPPASPGP